In the Moraxella osloensis genome, one interval contains:
- a CDS encoding DUF4124 domain-containing protein, protein MASSNAATYYKWTDKNGVPHYSQYAPTNGVNLRQVQVVNTRELGPSSRAPATAGNSTGAASGASPTLTADQKRAAELEAQNQQLKKQQDAERCKALQSTLANLNQGGRVYEMDNKGERKYLDGREIELRRQQVAQTVSQYCK, encoded by the coding sequence ATGGCGAGTTCAAATGCAGCAACTTACTACAAGTGGACTGACAAAAATGGTGTGCCGCATTATAGCCAATATGCGCCGACCAATGGTGTTAATTTGCGACAAGTGCAAGTGGTTAATACCCGTGAACTTGGACCTAGTAGTCGTGCACCTGCGACAGCTGGCAATAGCACAGGTGCTGCATCAGGTGCATCACCAACGCTGACAGCCGATCAAAAACGCGCTGCTGAACTTGAAGCACAAAATCAGCAACTCAAAAAACAGCAAGATGCGGAGCGCTGCAAAGCCTTACAAAGTACCCTTGCCAACTTAAACCAAGGCGGGCGCGTCTATGAGATGGACAATAAAGGTGAACGTAAATACTTAGATGGTCGTGAAATTGAGCTACGCCGTCAGCAAGTCGCGCAAACAGTGAGCCAATACTGTAAATAA
- the queG gene encoding tRNA epoxyqueuosine(34) reductase QueG, whose translation MLDTTNELNALKGWIKAQAKALGFADCGFVHPTNPIFVKQLGALQTWLAQGKHGDMLFFEDNHDKRANPALLVDKTQSIISVRLDYLVTPPPKRSVPDNERPNSAIIARYARGRDYHKTMRGLLKTLARLIQDKLTTDYPQYANDFVFRPFSDSAPIFERALAEQAGLGWTGKHTLLIHPQAGSFFVLGELFTSLPLAEDKKQIETTLSHCGSCRACIHVCPTHAIRKTPTGHYDVDARLCISYLTIELDGKIPVELRPKIGNRIFGCDDCQLICPWNKFARLATIEDFNPRHRLDKLSLLELWAWDTQDFLTKTEGSPIRRTGYDNFMRNVAVALGNAPFNQVIIDKLQQKRPMLSENTQEHIDWVIQQQLSKS comes from the coding sequence ATGTTGGACACTACAAACGAACTCAATGCACTCAAGGGCTGGATAAAGGCGCAAGCCAAGGCGTTGGGGTTTGCTGATTGTGGCTTTGTCCATCCAACCAATCCCATCTTTGTAAAACAGCTTGGCGCGTTGCAAACTTGGTTAGCACAAGGTAAACATGGGGATATGCTGTTTTTTGAAGACAATCATGATAAACGTGCTAACCCTGCCCTGTTAGTTGACAAGACGCAAAGTATCATTAGCGTGCGTTTAGATTATTTGGTCACGCCGCCGCCCAAACGCAGTGTGCCAGACAACGAGCGCCCCAACTCAGCGATTATTGCCCGCTATGCTCGAGGACGTGATTATCATAAAACCATGCGAGGGTTACTAAAAACCCTAGCCAGACTGATTCAAGACAAACTAACCACCGATTATCCGCAATATGCCAACGACTTTGTATTTCGTCCCTTTAGCGACTCCGCGCCTATATTTGAGCGCGCGTTGGCTGAGCAAGCAGGTTTGGGCTGGACAGGCAAACACACTTTGCTGATTCATCCACAAGCGGGGTCATTTTTTGTGTTGGGGGAATTATTCACTAGCTTGCCTTTGGCAGAGGATAAAAAGCAAATCGAAACCACATTATCGCATTGTGGCAGTTGCCGTGCTTGTATTCATGTGTGTCCTACCCATGCCATCCGCAAAACACCCACTGGGCATTATGATGTCGATGCACGGCTGTGTATTTCGTATTTAACCATTGAACTAGATGGCAAAATCCCTGTAGAACTTCGTCCAAAAATCGGCAATCGCATTTTTGGCTGTGATGATTGTCAGTTGATTTGTCCTTGGAATAAATTTGCCAGATTAGCGACGATTGAGGATTTTAATCCCCGTCACCGTTTAGATAAGCTATCACTGCTTGAGTTATGGGCGTGGGATACACAGGATTTTTTGACAAAAACTGAAGGCTCGCCGATTCGCCGCACGGGCTACGACAATTTTATGCGCAATGTGGCGGTAGCCTTGGGCAATGCACCGTTTAATCAAGTCATTATTGATAAACTGCAACAAAAACGCCCCATGCTAAGCGAAAACACACAAGAACATATTGATTGGGTAATCCAGCAACAACTTAGTAAAAGTTAA
- a CDS encoding NAD(P)H-hydrate dehydratase, with translation MQSNAQTDKNTVMQNAIALYSPKQIYDIEKNWFSKNDSFALMQQAAWQLAHIIKQESSNQKGIHLQKSSHPQKSVLVVVGAGNNGGDAWLVAHYVNQLCPNWSVTVVQVAAPTTLDSQTAKHLYQSNCANAAKYLTLTAFLQPFHELGLSYHYDVVIDGLLGIGLDGKPSADYQTIINWINQYRKQVHACQVISIDVPSGLNAATGEVCDDTAIKADKTLCLIGRKVGLHMGDSKDYVDTVIDVPLLPIEQSGILLHCTLPNLPQRQQVSHKGTYGHVLIIGGNRLQDGHGMAGAAILAASAALSSGAGKVTVACHGDFHSAIVTALPNAMTADLHNIASIIELINAVDVVAIGMGLGRDKATLELFNQYLTAIKQSEKLCVIDADGLYHLADWAGMSDGLNAPSQPQLGQSNQRFYLTPHSAEAGRLLNQHYADIDRDKISAIRALAHQYGGNWLIKGAQTIVLEGASLERASVERDCLDICGLGNAGMATAGMGDCLAGLMASLLGQEIAAPMLTAVLIHAKAGDTLAEKMGEYALQANHMASAIGDIIHQITDH, from the coding sequence ATGCAAAGTAATGCACAGACGGATAAAAATACGGTGATGCAAAACGCCATTGCCTTATATAGCCCCAAACAAATTTATGACATTGAAAAAAACTGGTTTAGCAAAAATGACAGTTTTGCCTTGATGCAACAAGCGGCATGGCAACTTGCACACATCATCAAGCAGGAAAGTAGCAATCAAAAAGGCATTCACCTTCAAAAAAGCAGTCACCCTCAAAAATCGGTATTGGTAGTGGTAGGCGCGGGTAATAATGGCGGCGATGCTTGGTTGGTGGCGCATTATGTCAACCAGCTTTGCCCAAATTGGTCAGTTACCGTAGTACAAGTCGCAGCGCCTACCACCCTCGACAGCCAAACAGCAAAGCACCTGTACCAGTCAAACTGTGCAAATGCGGCAAAATATCTGACGTTGACGGCATTTTTACAGCCGTTCCATGAGCTTGGTTTAAGCTATCATTATGATGTGGTGATTGATGGGTTGTTGGGTATTGGACTCGATGGCAAGCCTAGCGCTGATTATCAGACAATCATCAATTGGATTAATCAATACCGCAAGCAAGTTCACGCTTGTCAAGTTATCAGCATCGATGTACCCAGCGGACTTAATGCCGCTACGGGCGAAGTGTGTGATGATACGGCGATTAAGGCAGACAAGACACTTTGTCTAATTGGGCGAAAAGTCGGGCTGCATATGGGGGATAGTAAAGATTATGTTGACACCGTTATCGATGTGCCTTTGCTCCCTATTGAGCAATCAGGCATCTTGTTACATTGCACGCTACCTAACTTGCCACAACGTCAGCAGGTGAGCCATAAAGGTACGTATGGTCATGTACTCATCATCGGCGGCAATCGGTTACAGGATGGGCATGGCATGGCAGGGGCGGCGATATTAGCCGCCAGTGCAGCATTGAGCAGTGGTGCAGGCAAAGTCACCGTTGCCTGTCATGGTGATTTTCATTCAGCCATTGTCACCGCTTTGCCCAATGCCATGACCGCGGATTTACACAATATCGCTAGCATCATCGAGCTGATTAACGCGGTGGATGTGGTTGCCATCGGCATGGGTTTAGGTAGAGATAAAGCAACGTTAGAGTTATTTAACCAATATCTTACGGCCATCAAACAATCAGAGAAGCTATGCGTTATTGACGCCGATGGTTTATACCATTTGGCAGATTGGGCAGGCATGAGTGACGGTTTAAATGCGCCAAGTCAACCACAATTGGGACAGTCGAACCAACGGTTTTACCTAACGCCGCATTCAGCGGAAGCAGGACGTTTGCTCAATCAACACTATGCTGACATTGATCGAGACAAAATCAGCGCGATTCGGGCGTTAGCTCACCAATATGGGGGCAATTGGCTTATCAAAGGGGCACAAACGATTGTGCTTGAAGGTGCGAGTCTTGAGCGTGCCAGTGTTGAACGAGACTGTCTTGATATTTGCGGCTTGGGTAATGCTGGTATGGCAACGGCGGGCATGGGCGACTGCTTGGCAGGTCTGATGGCGAGCTTATTGGGGCAAGAAATTGCCGCACCCATGCTAACCGCCGTGCTCATACATGCCAAAGCGGGTGATACATTAGCAGAAAAAATGGGTGAATATGCGTTGCAGGCAAATCACATGGCATCGGCAATCGGTGACATCATCCATCAAATCACGGACCATTAA
- a CDS encoding DUF924 family protein has translation MTNQSQVAAQPLSADAKKVLDFWLQQNTKPFWFAKDEDFDKTVTAKFLATLEQAKRGELGDWRASTKGRLAEIIVLDQFSRNIFRDSSQAFAQDGMALVLAQEIVKQPDFDKLNQDERNFALMPFMHAESVIIHQQALPLFKKYASADTLAFEYKHQAIIERFGRYPHRNAILGRQSSEEEIAFLQQPNSSF, from the coding sequence ATGACCAATCAATCACAGGTAGCAGCGCAACCCTTATCAGCGGACGCTAAAAAGGTATTAGATTTTTGGTTGCAGCAAAATACTAAGCCATTTTGGTTTGCCAAAGATGAGGATTTTGATAAAACGGTAACGGCTAAATTTTTAGCCACACTTGAGCAAGCCAAACGAGGCGAGTTAGGGGATTGGCGAGCCAGTACAAAAGGGCGACTGGCAGAAATCATTGTATTGGACCAGTTTTCGCGCAATATTTTTCGAGATTCTTCACAAGCTTTTGCCCAAGATGGCATGGCGTTAGTATTGGCGCAAGAAATCGTCAAACAGCCAGATTTTGACAAGTTAAATCAAGACGAACGCAATTTTGCTTTAATGCCTTTTATGCATGCGGAATCGGTAATCATTCATCAGCAGGCGTTGCCATTGTTTAAAAAATACGCCAGTGCCGATACGTTAGCGTTTGAATATAAGCATCAAGCCATTATTGAAAGATTTGGGCGTTATCCGCACCGCAATGCGATTTTGGGTAGACAATCCAGTGAGGAGGAAATCGCTTTTTTACAACAACCCAACTCGTCATTTTAA
- a CDS encoding acyl-CoA thioesterase: MYPFLRLGTHAIKSAIKQKQGHSLQLTDTSEITLTANINDIDNFFEMNNGRIFTLFDLGRNDLAIRSGLAKKLFKHRWGLVVAGSTIQYRKRVRLFDKVTIKTRLIAVDERWFYIEQSMWVKGQPTCSALLRTGITNIVTGKVLPTEQVLSALDYKDINMPPDDWVKAWSDADKIRPFPKANVHFAKDSAITE; this comes from the coding sequence ATGTATCCTTTTTTACGACTGGGCACCCATGCCATCAAAAGCGCGATTAAACAAAAACAAGGTCATTCGCTTCAATTAACCGATACCAGTGAAATCACCTTGACCGCTAATATCAACGATATTGACAATTTTTTTGAAATGAATAACGGGCGTATTTTTACCCTGTTTGATTTGGGACGAAACGATCTTGCCATTCGCTCAGGGCTTGCCAAAAAATTATTCAAGCATCGCTGGGGGCTGGTAGTCGCTGGTAGTACCATCCAATATCGTAAGCGTGTCCGTTTATTTGATAAGGTCACCATCAAAACCCGACTGATAGCAGTCGATGAGCGCTGGTTTTATATTGAGCAAAGCATGTGGGTCAAAGGTCAGCCGACTTGCTCTGCGCTGCTGCGCACCGGTATCACCAACATCGTGACTGGCAAGGTTTTGCCGACTGAGCAAGTGCTGAGCGCATTGGATTATAAAGATATCAATATGCCACCTGATGACTGGGTCAAAGCTTGGTCAGACGCCGATAAAATCCGCCCATTTCCTAAAGCCAATGTCCACTTTGCCAAAGATTCTGCTATCACCGAGTAA